cataCATAGTCACAGGAGCCAGGGGAGTATGTCCGGTTCTACCACTTTTTGTCTTCACTTTTGACACAGGTTCTCTACTGTAGCTAGAAGGCTGGTGTTGAGTAAGTTCCAGTGAACTTATCTTGGCTCCCTACAGTGCTGGGCACACAGGAGTGAGTGACAATTCCTAGCTTTTTATATGGATTTGGTATTGAAACTTGGGTTCTCATGATTGCCCAGAAAACCTGCTTACCCTCTAAGCCAGCTTTGGATCCAGTTTTAATTAGTTTTTGTCCTAATTTGCTGTGGCAGACACCATCATCAAAAGCATTGGGGAATCAAGGGTTTGTTTCACCTTATAGATTACAGCCCATAATGAAAGAGAAAGTCTTGCAGGAATTCAtgccaggaactgaagcagaggccttaGCTGATTTGCATAGCCAGCTTTCATATACTCTctaggactacctgcccagggggGAGGTACTGCTCATGGTAGGTTTGCCCCTTCCTCAGTAATCACTCATTAAAAGAATGCTCatagacttgcctataggccaatctgatgggaacatttttctcaattgctCGTCTTCTAAAATGAACCCAGCTTGTATCAAGTGTCCAAAAAACCTGAACAAGCATAGCTTTCCACTACTGATTTGTTTAGGGCCCCTTTCCTATTAGGCATAATTGatgataaatgaaaaggaaaaataaaggctAATTAAACATTGACCTTACATTGAgagtatttttctcttcttattaGGAGAAATCTGGCTGCCTGTTTTGCATAAGAAGAAGCAAATATAAGAATATGGCTAAAAATGTTCTGGTCTTTTGTTAGCCTCTATATTGCCTTTGTAACTAGAGACCAAGGAGGAGAGGATGAAGGGGTACttaagcaaaaataataatagccaTGCATAAACTGTGTTGTGCCTGTTTTGATCTGCTCATCAGAAAATACCTTATTTAGGCCACCAACAAGCACAGGTTTTATTGTGCCTGTATCCTACCAACCTGTAACCTGGTGAGAATTTGTCCTCTCAGACTTGTCAATCTCATTGGCATTCCTGTTACTTTCTCTAGAAACTACTGTTaaaagttgctttttaaaaaggcgACAATTGGTCTTCTTTCAGTTATTTACTTCagactaaaaatatatttgtgaacTTACACACAGGGCTTTGAAACACATTCTTCAAGTACAAAAACAACATATTCTTGGTGTCCAGGGgcacattcatattctctctctccctcattcctctctccttctctacctccctcctcctgcacccctcgtgtgtgtgtgtgtgtgtgtgtgtgtgtgtgtgtgtgtgtataacgtCTGGCTTGTATTCCTTTTATCTCAGCTGGTGTTACAGGCATTTGCTCCCACATTCATTGCAGGATCACTGTGTCTCATCACCACAGCTATTTCAATGGACTATTtactaaaagatttatttaatgtgtgtgcatgtgagttcctgcctgtatatatgtgtaccacgtgcatgcctggtgccatcGGAGGTGAGACAAGGGTGTGGGAACCCAATTGGATCCTTTCTGTAAGTGGAGTTGAAAGCAGTTGGGAGCCTCCTGATGTGGGGGTGCTAgggaccaaacctgggtcctctgcaagagtagcaagtgctcttaaccattgagctatctctctggcccatTTCTAACTGTTTTGTGTGGGTATTTGTAATACTGAAAATACACACAGAAGAGCTGGGTTTTGTAgcatatgtctataatcccagaactcgggaggtagaaggaggaagaTAAGGAGTTTGAGGTTATTTttggctatatagtgagctcAAGGCTATAGTGTACTAtaggagattctgtctcaaagaaagaaaacagagaactaAACCCAAACACAAAGTCCATAATCTCATGTGTTAACCACTTTTCCTGTTGTTTTAGTAAGTCTTTTGTTTAAGGCCCTTCCTCGAAACCTATGTATTTACTGGCCGTTGAGAAGATCTGGTCAGCAATGGGGTGACTTGTACTTTGTACTGCAGATTCACTCTGGTTGGCCTTGTCTCTAGATCTGAGAGTCACCCATGTTTCTAGAATGGCCTAATGTATGAGTCCATGTGTCTATTTTAAGATTCTTTagctgattttttaaatatacttttgatGTGGATTTTTTACTTCCAAAACAATTTCAGTAGTTAAAGTAATTTAGTAGTTTCCTTATATTGTTAAGAAAAATTCCCATGTATTTGCAAACACCTCTTAAAATTAATTAGGGATAAAGTATCACTTTATAGACTGGGATGGCCTGCAGTTCACTTTGTAGCcccagctagcctcaaactcataatctttCTGCCTTAGCCCCCAGGATGCTGGAATTAACCAGTGTGACCTCCTGTCCTGGTTACTGTAAACCTTTCATAACAAAAAGTTGTTACTATGGTACCAAAAATTAGATATTAAAAATAGGAGTGTTGAATAGAGAACATTTAATACCTTTCAAGGCAATagctataaataaaaatgatgcaGGTATtttgatgcttttatttttctaggtCGTGGAAGACCTTTAAGGTATCGCTGAAGGACTTCCTGTCAACTTAGATATagattatttgatatattttcatCCAGAAAGTAAATGTTCCAGAAATTGAAGTGAATTTCTGAGTCTTTGCCATGGCTGTCCTCACTTTGATCATTCCAGTTGACCTTGGTTCAATGTGCTTCGTTAGGTAAAGAATGTCAGGAACTATGAGAGTGCACGGTTGGCTTGGATTGAGGAAAGGACTTCCTGCATGAGCCAGTCCCTGTTTGCTAGCTATTGGCGGCTCCTCTTCCCAAGCATCTTCTTCTACCTCagcatcttcttttatttttgaaaaatgagaCCAGCTTTATGGTCTAGTTGGGAAGAAGGACTAACGTGCAAAGCCTGCATTTTACACATCATTCTCACTTCTCAATCTTTCTTCCAGAGGCTTGGTCTTTTTAGGTGAGGCGAAAGTCTCGGTGACCTTTAGTCGAAATGCTTTTGACAGATGATAGTACAGGATTGGATCAAAACACAAATTAGACACCGCCAGCAGCAGTGTGGCCTCTTTGGCTTTGAAGAGTGCGATCCTAGTTGAGCAATCAGATATGACCTCTGTCTGGCTGAGGGTGTATGGGATCCTAACGGCGTGGTAGGGAACAAAGCATATGATGTAACTAGCTGTCACCAAGAGAATGTGGAGCAGAGCCGATTTCACACTCGGATAGTTTGTGTTGTCTCTATTTCTATAGAGTTGTCTGATTACAAGGAAGTTGGATATCAAAATGATGactgagaaatttaaaaatattgccaCACAGATGAAGTTTGTTAGCAAATGCCAGTTTCTTCCAAACTCCTTTTTAAACTCCATGCAACCTACATTTGACTTTTCTTTGATGTCCTTGATGGGAATCACCATGTTCGGCACCATGATCAGCAGAACCATGAGCCACACGACAGTTGATATCATTTTGGCAAACCCAGGTTCTTGTATTCGGTATATCTTGCAGCTGTGTATTAACTGAAGACAGCGATCAATGCTGACAAAGGCTAAGAAGATAATAGATAAGTACATATTGATGTAGATGAGGCAGGCTGTCACTTG
This region of Mus caroli chromosome 3, CAROLI_EIJ_v1.1, whole genome shotgun sequence genomic DNA includes:
- the Gpr171 gene encoding probable G-protein coupled receptor 171; translated protein: MTNSSTFCPVYRDLEPFTYFFYLVFLIGIIGSCFATWAFIQKTTNHRCVSIYLINLLTADFLLTLALPVKIVVDLGVAPWKLRIFHCQVTACLIYINMYLSIIFLAFVSIDRCLQLIHSCKIYRIQEPGFAKMISTVVWLMVLLIMVPNMVIPIKDIKEKSNVGCMEFKKEFGRNWHLLTNFICVAIFLNFSVIILISNFLVIRQLYRNRDNTNYPSVKSALLHILLVTASYIICFVPYHAVRIPYTLSQTEVISDCSTRIALFKAKEATLLLAVSNLCFDPILYYHLSKAFRLKVTETFASPKKTKPLEERLRSENDV